Proteins encoded together in one Mus caroli chromosome 4, CAROLI_EIJ_v1.1, whole genome shotgun sequence window:
- the Tnfrsf1b gene encoding tumor necrosis factor receptor superfamily member 1B: protein MAPAALWVALVFELQLWATGHTVPAQVILTPYKPEPGYKCRISQEYYDRKAQMCCAKCPPGQYVKHFCNMTSDTVCADCEASMYTQVWNQLPTCLSCSSSCSADQVETRACTKQQNRVCVCEAGRYCALKMHSGSCRQCMRLSKCPPGLGVASSRAPNGNVLCRACAPGTFSDTTSSTDVCRPHRICSILAIPGNASTDAVCAPESPTLSAIPRTRYISQPEPTRSQPLDQEPGPSQTPSILPSLGSTPIIEQSTKGGISLPIGLIVGVTSLGLLMLGLVNCFILVQRKKKPSCLQRDAKVPHVPDEKSQDAVGLEQQYLLTTAPSSSSSSLESSASTGDRRAPPGGHPQARVMAEAQGSQEARASSRISDSSHGSHGTHVNVTCIVNVCSSSDHSSQCSSQASATVGDPDVKPSGSPKDEQVPFSQEECPSQSPCETTETLQSHEKPLPLGVPDMGMKPSQAGWFDQIAVKVA, encoded by the exons GTTATCTTGACGCCCTACAAGCCGGAACCTGGGTACAAGTGCCGGATCTCACAGGAATACTATGACAGGAAGGCTCAGATGTGCTGTGCTAAGTGTCCTCCTG GCCAATATGTGAAACATTTCTGCAACATGACCTCGGACACCGTGTGTGCGGACTGTGAGGCGAGCATGTATACCCAGGTCTGGAACCAGTTACCTACATGCTTGAGCTGCAGTTCTTCCTGTAGCGCTG ACCAGGTGGAGACCCGCGCCTGCACTAAACAGCAGAACCGAGTGTGTGTTTGCGAAGCTGGCAGGTACTGCGCCTTGAAAATGCATTCTGGAAGCTGTCGACAGTGCATGAGGCTGAGCAAGTGCCCCCCTGGCTTAGGAGTGGCCAGTTCAA GAGCCCCAAATGGAAACGTGCTATGCCGGGCCTGTGCCCCAGGGACGTTCTCTGACACCACATCATCCACAGATGTGTGCAGGCCCCACCGCAT CTGTAGCATCCTGGCTATTCCCGGAAATGCAAGCACAGATGCAGTCTGTGCGCCCGAGTCCCCAACTCTAAGTGCCATCCCAAGGACACGCTACATATCTCAGCCAGAGCCCACAAGATCCCAACCCCTGGATCAAGAGCCAGGGCCCAGCCAAACTCCAAGCATCCTTCCGTCGTTGGGTTCAACCCCCATTATTGAACAAAGTACCAAGGGTGGCATCTCTCTTCCAATTG GTCTGATTGTTGGAGTGACATCACTGGGTCTGCTGATGTTAGGACTGGTGAACTGCTTCATCCTGGTGCAGAGGAAAA AGAAGCCCTCCTGCCTACAAAGAGATGCCAAGGTG cctCATGTGCCTGATGAGAAATCCCAGGATGCAGTAGGCCTTGAGCAGCAGTACCTGTTGACCACAGCACCCAGTTCCAGCAGCAGCTCCCTAGAGAGCTCAGCCAGCACTGGGGACCGAAGGGCGCCCCCTGGGGGCCATCCCCAAGCAAGAGTCATGGCGGAGGCCCAAGGGTCTCAGGAGGCCCGTGCCAGCTCCAGGATTTCAG ATTCTTCCCATGGAAGCCACGGGACCCACGTCAATGTCACCTGCATCGTGAATGTCTGTAGCAGCTCTGACCACAGCTCTCAATGCTCTTCCCAAGCCAGCGCCACAGTGGGAGACCCAGATGTCAAGCCCTCAGGGTCCCCAAAGGATGAGCAGGTCCCCTTCTCTCAGGAGGAGTGTCCATCTCAGTCCCCGTGCGAGACTACAGAGACACTGCAGAGCCATGAGAAGCCCTTGCCCCTTGGTGTGCCGGATATGGGCATGAAGCCCAGCCAAGCTGGCTGGTTTGATCAGATTGCAGTCAAAGTAGCCTGA